Proteins encoded by one window of Oenanthe melanoleuca isolate GR-GAL-2019-014 chromosome 20, OMel1.0, whole genome shotgun sequence:
- the ROMO1 gene encoding reactive oxygen species modulator 1: MAAFLGASPSCVFNRSPSVGSVPTPLPPRPAAEARSGAVSAAQQRLRAHRMPVTVGPYGQSQPSCFDRIKMGFMMGFAVGMAAGALFGTFSCLRIGMRGRELMGGVGKTMMQSGGTFGTFMAIGMGIRC, from the exons ATGGCCGCTTTTCTCGGGGCGTCCCCGTCCTGTGTGTTCAATCGGTCTCCGTCAGTGGGTTCAGTGCCCACTCCTCTGCCTCCGAGACCGGCGGCGGAGGCTCGGTCAGGTGCCGTGAGCGCTGCTCAGCAGCGACTGAGAGCGCACAGG ATGCCTGTGACGGTGGGCCCGTATGGGCAGTCGCAGCCCAGCTGCTTTGACAGAATAAAGATGGGTTTCATGATGGGCTTTGCAGTGGgcatggctgcaggagctctgttCGGCACGTTTTCCTGCCTCAG GATTGGCATGAGAGGACGAGAGCTGATGGGTGGAGTTGGCAAAACGATGATGCAGAGCGGtgggacatttgggacattCATGGCCATTGGGATGGGCATTCGCTGCTGA
- the NFS1 gene encoding cysteine desulfurase: MLLWRRLAALRAQRAPRRLRAGAPGAGAGPGPGPGPGPERTSDGSGAPRPLYMDVQATTPLDPRVLDSMLPYLTAYYGNPHSRTHAYGWESEAAMESARRQVANLIGADSREIIFTSGATESNNMAIKGVARFYKSRKKHIITTQTEHKCVLDSCRSLETEGFRITYLPVKKNGLIDLKELEAAFQPDTSLVSVMTVNNEIGVKQPIHDIGEICRARKVFFHTDAAQAIGKIPMDVNSMKIDLMSISGHKIYGPKGVGALYVRRRPRVRLEPLQSGGGQERGLRSGTVPTPLAVGLGAACQVAQHEMEYDHKRISQLAERLVSKIMSEVPDVVMNGDREHRYPGCINLSFAYVEGESLLMALKDVALSSGSACTSASLEPSYVLRAIGTDEDLAHSSIRFGIGRFTTEEEVDYTVQKCIQHVKRLREMSPLWEMVQDGIDLKSIKWTQH; the protein is encoded by the exons ATGCTGCTGTGGCGGCGTTTGGCGGCCCTGAGAGCCCAGCGAGCCCCTCGGCGGCTCCGggcgggggcaccgggagcgggagcgggaccgggaccaggaccgggaccgggaccag AGCGAACCAGCGATGGCAGCGGTGCTCCTCGGCCGCTGTACATGGATGTCCAGGCCACCACCCCGCTG GATCCCAGAGTCCTGGACAGCATGCTCCCATACCTGACAGCCTACTATGGCAACCCCCACTCCAGGACCCACGCCTACGGCTGGGAGAGCGAGGCTGCCATGGAGAGTGCAAGGCGG CAAGTTGCAAACTTAATAGGAGCTGATTCACGGGAAATTATATTTACCAGTGGTGCAACAGAATCTAATAATATGGCAATTAAG GGTGTTGCAAGGTTCtataaatccagaaaaaaacatatcATTACTACTCAAACAGAGCACAAGTGTGTGTTGGATTCTTGTCGTTCCCTGGAAACAGAAGGTTTTCGCATCACATATCtacctgttaaaaaaaatgggCTCATAGATCTGAAG gagctggaggctgcaTTCCAGCCAGATACAAGTTTGGTTTCTGTAATGACTGTAAATAATGAAATAGGAGTAAAGCAGCCAATTCATGACATTG GTGAGATCTGCCGTGCACGTAAGGTTTTCTTCCACACGGATGCTGCACAAGCGATTGGTAAAATTCCTATGGATGTCAACAGCATGAAAATTGACCTAATGAGCATCAGTGGCCATAAAATTTATGGGCCCAAAG GGGTCGGCGCTCTCTACGTCCGCCGCCGGCCGCGCGTCAGGCTGGAGCCGCTGCAGAGCGGGGGCGGCCAGGAGAGGGGCCTGCGCTCTGGGACTGTGCCCACTCCtctggcagtggggctgggggcagcatGTCAGGTGGCACAGCACGAGATGGAG TATGACCATAAGAGAATCTCCCAGCTGGCAGAACGACTGGTTTCAAAAATAATGAGTGAAGTTCCTGATGTGGTGATGAATGGAGATCGAGAGCATCGCTACCCAG GATGCATCAATTTATCTTTTGCATATGTGGAAGGGGAGAGTCTTCTGATGGCTCTGAAAGATGTGGCTCTGTCTTCAGGAAG TGCTTGCACATCAGCCTCTCTGGAGCCTTCCTATGTTTTGCGGGCAATCGGAACAGATGAAGACTTGGCTCACTCATCCATCAG gTTTGGCATTGGTCGTTTCACTACAGAAGAAGAAGTGGATTATACAGTGCAGAAATGCATACAGCACGTGAAGAGGCTGAGGGAGATGAG TCCTCTGTGGGAAATGGTGCAGGATGGAATCGACCTCAAAAGCATTAAATGGACTCAGCACTGA